CGGGCGCCTGGCTGGACCGGCCGTGGGAGGCCGACGAGGTGGCGAAGGTGGGCAGCCGGATCTTCGCCTTCCTCGGCGCTCCCGACGGCGAGGCCCGGATCTGGGTCAAGTGCGGCCCGTCACGCGAGGTGGCCGACGAGTGGCTGCACCGGTTCCCGGACGACGCCCGCCCCTCCCCCTACATCGGCCGGTCCGGCTGGAACGCGCTGCGCCTGACCGGCGGCATCCCGGACGACGACCTGATCGACGCGGTGGACGGGTCGTACGACGCGGTGGTGGCCAAGCTGCCGAAGCGGGAGCGGCCGACGGGCTGAGGTTCCGATCCGGCCCGGGCCGGGCGGCGAACCGGGGCGCGCGACTCTATCCTCGTTCCGTGCCGTACGCCGACCTCACCTTCGCGCAATGGAACGACCTGCCCGACGACGCGGCTCGCCGGGTCGCGGCAGGAATCGCGGACCGGCACGGCCTCACCCCGCTGGGCCTGGAGGTAAGGGCCTACGTGGGGCGTTCGCACCGGGTGGCCCGGTTCGACCGCGATGGAATGCGGTTCGCTCTCGTCCCCGGCGGGCGGCCGACGCTCGGTTACGACGGGTCGCGCTTCCGGCCCGACTCCGGCCAGTCGGCCGACTACGCCGAGAGCGCCGACGAGTACGGCCTGCCGCCGCTGAACGAGTTCGTCGACGCGATGACGACGCCGGAACGGGTAACGGAGCTGCCCGCGATGCTGGTGGCGGTGGACGCGTACGACCCCTGCCAGATCCTGCTGGAGCCGGACGACCCCCGGGTCCGCGAACTGGTCGCCACGGTCGAGCCAGGCATCGGCGGGAGGAGGACCTTCGAACCCGACGGCGGGCTGCACGTCGAGTTCGACCGGGCCGGGCGGGTGACTCGGGCCCGGCTGACACGGCAGGTCTCCTACGACGAGGCGATGGCCGGGATCGAGAGCCTCGGCCTGCGGACGGCCACACCGGACGAGTGGGAGTGGGCGTGCGGGGCCGGCGCGGCGACGTTGTTCCGCTGGGGCGACGACCACCCCGTTGACGCCTATCCGTCCAGTCTCCGGGTCGGGCCGCACCGGGAAGAGAATCTGTGGGGCCTGGCAATCGGGCAGGATCCCTACCGGCAGGAGGCGACGACCGAGCCGACGGTGGTGTGCGGCGGCGACGGTGGGGGTGCCACGTGCGGCGGCAGCGGCTTCTTCCTGGGCTGGCTTACCCTCGCGACCGCCTACCGGGACGACGACTTCGGCCGCTGGTTCGCCTCGGACGACGGGTACGCCGACGAGATCCTCACCCGGCCGGTCATCGAGCTGAGCTGACCGGCCGATCCGGCTGGCGGAGGCGGGCGCCCGAACGGCGGGGTGCGCTGCCGTGCCAGAATCCCGAGCCGTGTCCCACCCACCCTTACAGCCGTACCCGCCCACGCCCGGCGGGGGCACGCCTCTCGTCGCGTACCCCGTCCGATCGCGCCAGCTGCCGATGACGGCGTTGGCCATCCATCAACCAGGCACGCGGCCAGGGCAGCATCAGCGGGTCGGCCGAGTCATAACCGAATTCGTGGAGCTGTTCACCGACATGAAATTAAAGCAGCACTGAACCGCAAGTACGGGATGCGGCCGATCAGTTCATGGAGAACGCGACGACGACTGTCACCTGAGCGCGTACGAAGCTTGTCCGGGGCGGGCGGCGGGCACCCGCCCCGGACACGGTGTACTCAACGGGGAACGACCTGCTCGGCGGCCCAGTCCCGCCAACCGGCCAGCTTGTCCGCGGCGGCGGCGAGCTGGTCGGCGACCGGCCCGGGGCCGGTGGAGCCGGGGGTGATGCGCGCGGCCAGGGCCGAGCGCACCGACAGCACGTCGCGCACCGACGGGTCCAGGTGCTCGCTCACCGCGGCCAAGTCGGCGTCGGAGACCTCGTCCAGCTCGCACTCCCGGGCCGCGCAGAGCGCCACCAGCTTGCCGGTGATCTCGTGTGCGTCGCGGAACGGCACGTGCCGGCGGACCAGCCAGTCGGCGACCTCGGTGGCGAGGGAGAAGCCCGACGGGGCGGTGGCCGCGAGCCGGTCCACCCGGACCGTCATCGTGGAGATCATCCCGGCCAGCGCGGGGAGCAGCAGCTCAAGCGTGTCGACCGCGTCGAACGCCGGCTCCTTGTCCTCCTGCATGTCCCGGTCGTAGGTCATCGGCAGGCCCTTGAGCATGGTGAGCACGCTCATCAGGCCGCCGACCAGCCGGCCGGACTTGCCGCGGGCCAGCTCGGCGATGTCCGCGTTCTTCTTCTGCGGCATAATCGACGAGCCGGTGGCGAACGAGTCGTCGAGCTCGACCCAGCCGAACTCCTGCGACGTCCAGAGAACCACCTCCTCGCCGAGGCGGGACAGGTGCACGCCGGTCATCGCGGTGACGAAGAGGAACTCGGCCACGAAGTCTCGGTCGGCCACCGCGTCCATCGAGTTGGCGAACGAGGTGCGGAAGCCCAGCTCCTTGGCGACCGCCACCGGGTCCAGCGGCAGCCCCGAGCCGGCCAGCGCGCCGGCGCCGAGCGGGCTGATCGCGGTCCGCTCGTCCCAGTCGCGCAGCCGCTCCAGGTCGCGCAGCAGCGGCTGCACGTGGGCGAGCAGCCAGTGCCCGAACGTCACCGGCTGGGCGTGTTGCAGGTGGGTCATGCCCGGCGCGGCGGTGTCCACGTGCCGCTCCGCCTGCTCGACGAGCGCCTCGGCCAGCTCGACCAGCCGGGCGGCCACCCCGCGGGCGTGGTCGCGCAGATAGAGCCGCAGGTCGGTGGCGACCTGGTCGTTGCGGGAGCGGCCGGCGCGCAGCTTGCCGCCGAGGCTGCCCAGGCGTTCCAGCAGGCCGCGCTCCAGGGCGGTGTGCACGTCCTCGTCGTCGATGGTGGGACGGAACGCCCCGGAGGCGCAGGCGGCCTCCAGGTCGTCCAGCGCGGCCAGCATCCGCCCGAGTTCGTCCGGGTCGAGCAGGCCGGCGCCGGCGAGGACCCGGGCGTGCGCCCGGGAGCCGGCGATATCGTACGGGGCGAGGCGCCAGTCGAACTGGACGCTCACCGACAGCCGCGCGAGCGCCTCGGCGGGACCGCCGGCGAACCGGCCTCCCCAGAGGCTCGTCCGGTTGGTGGCGGCGCTGTTCTCGGTCAGGCTCTTGTCGTCCACCCCACCCATTGTGGTGGTCACGGCCGCACCTCCTGCCACCGGGCGTACCGTCCGACGCCGTCGACCCGCTCGGTCATGCTGTGGTGTTCCCTTCGATGTGTTCCTCCCGGCGGGCCCACCCGGCGAGGCGGTCGCCGAGCGCGGCGCCGCCGTCGGCCTCGCGGGCCACCACGAGGATGGTGTCGTCGCCGGCGATGGTGCCGACGATCTCCGACAGGCCCGCCCGGTCGAGCGCGCTGGCCAGGTAGTGGGCCGCGCCCGGCGGGGTGCGCAGCACGGCGATGTTGCCGCTGGAGTCGACGCCGTTGAGCAGTTCGCGCAGCAGCCGGACCAGCCGGGCCGGCGCCCCCTCGGCGTCCCGCAGCGGCCGGCGGCCGTCCTCGGGGATCAGGTAGACGCCGCGCCCGTCGCCGCCGCGCGCGGTCACCGCCCCCAACTCCTTGAGGTCACGGGAGAGGGTGGCCTGGGTGACCTGGATGCCGTCGGCGGCGAGCAGGTCGGCCAACTCGGTCTGCGAGTGGATGTCGCCGTCGCGGATCAGCTCGACGATGCGGCCGTGCCGCGCGGCGCGGGTCAGCGGAGCGGTCATGTGGATGCCTCCAGGAGAAACGTCAGCAGCGCCTTCTGGGCGTGCAGGCGATTCTCCGCCTGGTCGAACACGGCGCTGCGCGGGCCGTCGAGCACCTCGCCGGTGATCTCCTCGCCCCGGTGGGCGGGCAGGCAGTGCAGCACGATCACGTCGGCCGCGGCGTGGTCGAGCAGGGCGTCGCTGACCTGGTAGGGCCGGAACGGGGTGATCCGGTCCAGCCCGTCGTCCTCCTGGCCCATCGACGTCCAGGTGTCGGTGGCGACCACGTGCGCGCCGCGTACCGCCTCGACCGGGTCGGTGCCCACGTCGACGGAACCGCCGGTGCCGGCGGCGATCTTCGCCGCGCGGGCCACGATCGCCGGGTCCGGCGCGAAGCCGGCCGGTCCGGCGATCCGGACGTGCATCCCGGCGGTCGCGCCGGCCAGGAGGTACGAGTGGGCCATGTTGTTCGCCGCGTCGCCGACGTAGGCGAGGATCCGCCCGGCGGTGTCCCCGAACCGCTCCCGGACGGTGAGCAGGTCGGCCAGCAACTGGCAGGGGTGGTAGGTGTCGGTGAGCGCGTTGACCACGGGCACGGTGGCGTGCGCGGCCACCTCGGCGATCCGGTCGTCGCCGTGGGTGCGCAGCACGATCGCGGCCACGTAGCGGGACAGCACCCGGCCGGCGTCGCCGAGGCTCTCCCCGCGGCCGAAGTGGGTGACCTGGGTGTCCACCACGAGCGGGTGCCCGCCCAGCTCGGCGATGCCGGCGTCGAACGAGATCCGGGTGCGCAGGCTCTGCTTGTCGAACAGCACCGCCACCGACCTCGGCCCGGCGAGCGGCGTGTGTCCGTACCGGTCGGCCTTCATCCGGGCGGCGAGGTCGAGCACGGCGGCCTGCTCGGCCGGGGTGAGGTCGTCGTCGCGCAGGAAGTGGCGGGTCATGCGGGGGCCTCCGTGCGGGTCGAGGGGGTGGGCGCCGGCGCGGCGGCTCCGGCGGGCATGGCCGGTCCGCCGAGCGCGGCGTCGAGGGCGGTGGGAAGCGCGGCGAGGAACGCGTCGGCCTGCGCCGGGGTGAGGATCAGCGGCGGGGCGAGCCGGATCACGTCGGGCTGCACCGGGTTGACCAGGAAGCCGGCCTCCCGCAGCGCGGTCGCCACCGGGCCGGCCACCGGCCGGTCGAGCGCGAGGCCGAGCAGGAGGCCGGCGCCGCGCACCTC
The genomic region above belongs to Micromonospora sp. WMMD1128 and contains:
- a CDS encoding MmcQ/YjbR family DNA-binding protein, whose protein sequence is MTRDEMLAYCLAKPGAWLDRPWEADEVAKVGSRIFAFLGAPDGEARIWVKCGPSREVADEWLHRFPDDARPSPYIGRSGWNALRLTGGIPDDDLIDAVDGSYDAVVAKLPKRERPTG
- the argF gene encoding ornithine carbamoyltransferase, whose protein sequence is MTRHFLRDDDLTPAEQAAVLDLAARMKADRYGHTPLAGPRSVAVLFDKQSLRTRISFDAGIAELGGHPLVVDTQVTHFGRGESLGDAGRVLSRYVAAIVLRTHGDDRIAEVAAHATVPVVNALTDTYHPCQLLADLLTVRERFGDTAGRILAYVGDAANNMAHSYLLAGATAGMHVRIAGPAGFAPDPAIVARAAKIAAGTGGSVDVGTDPVEAVRGAHVVATDTWTSMGQEDDGLDRITPFRPYQVSDALLDHAAADVIVLHCLPAHRGEEITGEVLDGPRSAVFDQAENRLHAQKALLTFLLEAST
- a CDS encoding arginine repressor encodes the protein MTAPLTRAARHGRIVELIRDGDIHSQTELADLLAADGIQVTQATLSRDLKELGAVTARGGDGRGVYLIPEDGRRPLRDAEGAPARLVRLLRELLNGVDSSGNIAVLRTPPGAAHYLASALDRAGLSEIVGTIAGDDTILVVAREADGGAALGDRLAGWARREEHIEGNTTA
- the argH gene encoding argininosuccinate lyase, translating into MGGVDDKSLTENSAATNRTSLWGGRFAGGPAEALARLSVSVQFDWRLAPYDIAGSRAHARVLAGAGLLDPDELGRMLAALDDLEAACASGAFRPTIDDEDVHTALERGLLERLGSLGGKLRAGRSRNDQVATDLRLYLRDHARGVAARLVELAEALVEQAERHVDTAAPGMTHLQHAQPVTFGHWLLAHVQPLLRDLERLRDWDERTAISPLGAGALAGSGLPLDPVAVAKELGFRTSFANSMDAVADRDFVAEFLFVTAMTGVHLSRLGEEVVLWTSQEFGWVELDDSFATGSSIMPQKKNADIAELARGKSGRLVGGLMSVLTMLKGLPMTYDRDMQEDKEPAFDAVDTLELLLPALAGMISTMTVRVDRLAATAPSGFSLATEVADWLVRRHVPFRDAHEITGKLVALCAARECELDEVSDADLAAVSEHLDPSVRDVLSVRSALAARITPGSTGPGPVADQLAAAADKLAGWRDWAAEQVVPR